A single region of the Nitrospinaceae bacterium genome encodes:
- the xerD gene encoding site-specific tyrosine recombinase XerD, with product MGQQVKNRTIGASQKLNLKFDDLRCNYQDYLSIERRMSPRSVESYVRDARDFLLWAQGAKRTNPTAWQRSDVVANLARLRGEGKADTTIRRQLAAIRVFSRFLLREGIVDTDFTADISQPAAWKRLPKTLSAEQVERLLAAPDDKTAESIRDGAMLEMLYATGMRVSELVGLKITQVQMDAGFSLINGKGDKTRLVPVGDVALVRLREYLETARLSLLKEKSSDFVFVTRRGGGMTRQAFWVRLKKWALVAGIGSKVSPHMLRHSFATHMVRRGADLRAVQAMLGHADISTTEIYTHVDRDALREAIDEHHPRGEA from the coding sequence ATGGGGCAGCAGGTGAAAAACAGGACGATTGGGGCATCTCAAAAACTTAATCTTAAATTTGATGATTTAAGGTGTAACTATCAGGATTATTTATCAATAGAGCGCCGAATGTCTCCAAGATCTGTTGAGAGCTATGTTCGGGATGCCCGAGATTTTCTCCTTTGGGCTCAGGGCGCTAAACGCACGAATCCCACTGCCTGGCAGAGGAGCGATGTGGTGGCAAACCTCGCTCGTCTTAGGGGAGAGGGCAAAGCCGATACCACGATAAGACGGCAACTAGCGGCGATCCGTGTTTTTTCCCGCTTTTTGCTCCGAGAGGGGATTGTAGATACAGATTTCACAGCTGATATATCGCAGCCAGCAGCCTGGAAACGCCTTCCCAAGACACTTTCGGCAGAGCAGGTTGAGCGCCTTCTCGCGGCACCTGATGACAAAACAGCCGAAAGCATCAGAGACGGCGCCATGCTGGAGATGTTGTATGCCACCGGCATGAGAGTTAGTGAGCTTGTAGGGCTTAAAATCACGCAAGTGCAAATGGATGCAGGATTTTCACTCATAAATGGCAAGGGAGATAAGACACGCCTAGTTCCAGTAGGCGATGTCGCCTTGGTTCGCTTGAGGGAATATCTCGAAACCGCGAGGCTCTCCCTTTTAAAAGAAAAATCCTCTGATTTCGTATTCGTCACCAGGCGTGGAGGAGGAATGACGAGGCAAGCCTTCTGGGTTCGCCTTAAAAAATGGGCCTTGGTGGCTGGTATTGGCTCTAAGGTGAGTCCCCATATGTTGCGCCATAGCTTCGCAACACACATGGTGCGACGCGGAGCAGACCTAAGGGCTGTACAGGCGATGCTGGGACATGCCGATATTTCCACGACAGAAATATATACACACGTGGATAGAGATGCTTTAAGAGAAGCCATCGACGAGCATCATCCGCGCGGGGAGGCGTAA
- a CDS encoding PhoH family protein — MHLLATRISATPLQGSDHLIHLIGNRDQSLKAVGKAFGVKIRIASEGFLAEGQLESVEGALKFFDELSACVEDGYRFPPSEVATLARTVAKGKGLILSDLVAARINLPLKNRHIVPKGVAQKQYIEAIRACNCVFGIGPAGTGKTYLAMAMAVSGLLDKAYSRIILTRPIVEAGERLGFLPGDLQEKINPYLRPLFDALHDMVDFERTERLLERGEIEVAPLAYMRGRSLNDSFIILDEAQNTTPEQMKMFLTRIGTGSKAVITGDITQSDLPSASGCGLVHAREVLNDLDDVRFVNFSDTDVIRTELVRKIVMAYEAHQD, encoded by the coding sequence ATTCACCTTTTGGCTACAAGAATTTCAGCAACCCCTCTCCAGGGTTCCGATCATCTTATTCACTTGATCGGAAATCGAGATCAATCTTTAAAAGCCGTGGGGAAGGCATTCGGTGTAAAAATTCGTATTGCATCAGAGGGGTTTTTGGCAGAGGGGCAACTTGAATCTGTGGAAGGGGCCCTGAAATTTTTTGATGAACTTTCGGCCTGTGTCGAGGATGGCTACAGGTTTCCGCCCTCCGAGGTTGCCACACTCGCCAGGACGGTGGCCAAAGGAAAGGGCCTTATCCTCAGTGATTTGGTCGCAGCCCGAATTAACTTGCCCTTAAAGAATAGACATATTGTTCCCAAGGGTGTGGCTCAAAAACAGTACATAGAGGCTATCAGGGCTTGTAATTGTGTGTTCGGTATCGGACCAGCGGGGACAGGGAAAACCTATCTAGCCATGGCAATGGCCGTATCTGGCCTGCTGGATAAGGCTTACTCGCGAATCATTCTAACTCGTCCAATAGTAGAGGCGGGGGAGAGGTTAGGGTTTTTACCTGGGGATTTGCAGGAGAAAATCAATCCCTACCTAAGGCCCCTTTTCGACGCGCTGCACGATATGGTTGATTTCGAACGCACCGAGCGTCTCCTTGAGCGCGGGGAAATTGAGGTGGCCCCATTGGCCTATATGAGAGGGCGCTCGCTCAACGACTCGTTCATCATCCTGGATGAGGCACAGAATACGACGCCCGAGCAAATGAAGATGTTTTTGACTCGCATCGGCACAGGGAGTAAGGCCGTGATAACAGGAGACATTACCCAAAGCGACCTTCCATCTGCTTCAGGATGTGGTCTCGTTCATGCCCGAGAAGTTCTAAATGATCTTGATGATGTTCGTTTCGTTAATTTTTCTGATACGGACGTGATTCGAACTGAACTAGTCCGAAAAATAGTGATGGCCTACGAGGCCCACCAAGATTAA
- a CDS encoding HDIG domain-containing protein, producing MSQLAGTAKAPGKGKNGTPRKHQAKNGRFRGLSKIPRTLKNLPIPSYIYPIALGVILSFVLSILITSGLSVTTIDYQIGDIARRDIKAPRNMRIEDAAATEILRQSARDRVLPRYDIDSKLLETSERQIESAFGAIQKSLIKHSGEIRVRLLSLEADKKRASLVGESQVYKALYQLSEFNTEESTFGRLLGGSISPNLLNLLRAERYATWLGKDLTKLVRSVLARGVVSDIRLYKIHLAKGIVFRDIRTGNQVRLPSTSKPLELREVREFLFQEADKLKLQLSPAQRVLLAAQAAKLIQPTLNFNNQTTALAQNDAARKVKPVSQVLKDGEMIVREGERISVSQMTTLRALEQAGRQSHIVDNFFGTTILVALFLILAWTAAERYDLGILDKSKDVFLFVLLLAAQTILIKLSIIFAHEFQGTGRGLDVSVYYLMIPLASASMLASILQGRSTAILMAIMSSVMVGLLFPGNVHIALIAMAGGVYAAINWKDYRHRTSILIVGLMIGIINAALVTGFNLQGGLRLAIARWADIPFAFAGGIANIIVVSAVMPLLEAAFKMTTDMKLLELSDQNHPLLRQLVVRAPGTYHHSLLVGNLGEEAAEAVQANPLLIRVGSYFHDIGKVVKPEYFIENQGPLNRHDKLSPSMSALILVSHVKEGLEMARSHKLPKEICDLICQHHGTSLIRFFFEKAKEQGGDEVEIHEEIYRYPGPRPQTREAGIMMLADMVEAASRSLTDTSPARLAGLVDRLVQTAFADGQLDECDLTLRHLSLIQQAFLRVLAGIYHHRVIYPEKTGQERKGTNGDIHNKPPKESAPQDRAIAQAGRGGSR from the coding sequence TTGAGTCAGCTTGCCGGAACTGCGAAAGCGCCCGGAAAAGGCAAAAACGGAACACCTCGAAAGCATCAGGCTAAAAACGGCCGTTTTCGCGGACTGTCTAAAATTCCTCGTACGTTGAAGAATCTCCCGATTCCCTCTTATATCTATCCCATTGCGCTTGGCGTTATCCTCTCTTTTGTTCTGTCTATATTAATCACCTCGGGGCTCTCTGTTACCACCATCGATTATCAGATTGGGGATATCGCCCGCCGGGACATCAAGGCGCCCCGGAACATGAGGATTGAAGACGCTGCTGCCACGGAGATACTCCGCCAAAGCGCCCGAGATCGAGTTTTGCCTCGCTACGATATCGACTCGAAGCTTCTTGAAACCAGCGAGCGTCAGATAGAGAGCGCCTTCGGGGCGATTCAGAAATCCTTAATTAAACACTCCGGCGAGATAAGGGTTCGCCTGTTAAGCCTTGAGGCCGACAAAAAGAGGGCATCTCTTGTAGGAGAATCTCAAGTTTACAAAGCGCTTTACCAACTATCCGAATTCAACACAGAAGAGTCCACATTCGGGCGTTTGCTGGGAGGGAGCATCTCTCCGAATCTCCTCAACCTCCTTCGAGCCGAACGCTACGCCACGTGGTTGGGCAAGGACTTAACGAAACTAGTTCGCTCCGTCCTGGCCAGAGGTGTCGTAAGTGATATCCGTCTTTACAAAATTCATCTGGCCAAGGGAATTGTATTTCGCGATATTCGCACCGGAAATCAGGTGCGCCTGCCAAGTACATCCAAGCCTCTAGAACTTAGAGAAGTAAGGGAGTTCTTGTTCCAGGAGGCCGACAAACTAAAACTGCAACTCTCACCTGCACAAAGGGTTCTTCTGGCTGCTCAGGCCGCTAAATTGATTCAACCCACCTTGAATTTCAACAATCAAACTACTGCCTTGGCTCAAAACGATGCGGCACGCAAAGTAAAGCCTGTGAGCCAAGTTTTAAAAGACGGTGAAATGATAGTTCGGGAAGGAGAGCGAATCAGCGTCTCACAGATGACGACTCTTCGCGCCCTTGAGCAGGCAGGCCGTCAAAGTCACATAGTCGACAACTTTTTTGGGACGACCATTCTCGTTGCACTTTTCTTGATTCTCGCGTGGACCGCCGCAGAGCGTTACGACCTTGGCATATTGGATAAATCAAAAGACGTTTTTCTTTTTGTCTTATTGCTCGCTGCTCAAACGATTTTGATTAAATTGAGCATTATTTTTGCGCATGAATTTCAGGGAACAGGCCGCGGATTGGATGTTTCCGTCTACTACCTAATGATTCCCCTGGCATCGGCGTCGATGCTAGCCAGCATACTTCAGGGCCGCTCAACGGCCATTTTAATGGCCATAATGTCGTCGGTTATGGTAGGGCTACTCTTTCCCGGAAATGTACATATTGCTCTCATTGCCATGGCGGGCGGTGTTTATGCTGCGATCAACTGGAAAGACTATCGCCATCGTACCTCAATTCTCATAGTGGGATTAATGATCGGAATCATAAATGCAGCTCTCGTCACAGGATTCAATTTACAGGGTGGCCTACGTCTTGCGATAGCAAGATGGGCTGATATTCCTTTTGCGTTTGCTGGAGGCATTGCCAATATTATCGTGGTCTCAGCGGTCATGCCGCTTCTTGAGGCCGCATTCAAAATGACGACAGACATGAAACTCCTTGAGCTGTCCGATCAAAATCACCCATTGCTTCGCCAACTCGTGGTTCGTGCACCGGGCACATATCACCACAGCTTGCTTGTCGGGAATCTCGGCGAGGAAGCTGCCGAGGCGGTTCAGGCGAATCCGTTGCTCATTCGGGTAGGGTCTTATTTTCACGACATTGGCAAAGTCGTAAAACCTGAGTATTTCATTGAGAATCAGGGGCCTCTTAATAGGCATGACAAGCTGAGTCCGAGCATGAGCGCGCTGATTCTCGTCAGCCATGTCAAAGAAGGCCTTGAGATGGCGAGAAGCCACAAGCTTCCTAAGGAAATATGTGACCTGATCTGTCAGCATCACGGAACATCGCTAATTCGATTTTTCTTTGAAAAAGCCAAGGAGCAGGGCGGCGATGAGGTAGAAATTCACGAGGAGATTTACCGTTATCCTGGCCCCAGGCCTCAAACGCGCGAGGCAGGCATCATGATGCTCGCGGATATGGTCGAGGCGGCGTCTCGCTCCTTAACCGACACCTCTCCTGCCCGCTTGGCGGGACTGGTGGACCGGTTGGTGCAGACGGCTTTTGCTGATGGTCAACTGGATGAGTGCGACCTCACTCTTCGGCATTTGAGTTTAATTCAACAGGCATTTCTTAGAGTGCTGGCTGGCATATATCATCACAGGGTCATTTATCCTGAAAAAACAGGTCAGGAGCGAAAAGGAACAAATGGGGATATCCATAACAAACCGCCAAAGGAGAGTGCGCCTCAAGATCGGGCCATTGCGCAAGCGGGCAGAGGCGGTTCTCGATAA
- the ybeY gene encoding rRNA maturation RNase YbeY encodes MRLKIGPLRKRAEAVLDKLSSSDIIIDIAIVGDKAMRTINRQFRDINETTDVLSFPSGPSPDMGTLDVLAAEEANHIGDIVVSVDEARGQAEEDGVSLDIAIDRLIIHGCLHLHGFEHDLSAEATKMRRKENQLLKMLHGPDLPGYARPKKAQGKN; translated from the coding sequence GTGCGCCTCAAGATCGGGCCATTGCGCAAGCGGGCAGAGGCGGTTCTCGATAAACTCAGTTCAAGCGATATAATCATTGATATCGCAATCGTGGGCGATAAAGCTATGCGGACAATAAATCGCCAATTTCGAGACATAAACGAAACCACCGATGTTCTTTCATTTCCGTCCGGCCCGTCTCCTGATATGGGTACACTGGATGTCCTTGCCGCCGAGGAGGCGAATCATATAGGAGATATCGTTGTCTCTGTGGACGAGGCGCGAGGACAGGCTGAGGAAGACGGGGTTTCACTGGATATCGCCATTGATCGCCTCATTATTCATGGATGTTTGCATCTTCATGGATTTGAACATGACCTCTCTGCCGAGGCGACAAAAATGCGGCGCAAGGAAAATCAATTACTGAAGATGCTTCATGGCCCCGATCTTCCAGGCTATGCCAGGCCGAAAAAGGCGCAAGGCAAGAACTAG
- a CDS encoding HIT domain-containing protein — translation MEYILGGKSSPGDGIEQCVFCEVLKEEDGPQNLILHRGVHAYVVMNKYPYSNGHLMIVPTRHEKDFEALNPDEGAEIFLLAQRSLAVLRGTVRAQGFNMGLNLGKVAGAGIDPHLHFHVVPRWDGDHNFMTVLAEVRSIPEHIETTYKTLRQAFSEDFSGTNA, via the coding sequence ATGGAATATATTCTAGGGGGGAAATCCTCGCCCGGCGACGGCATTGAGCAATGTGTGTTCTGCGAAGTGCTCAAGGAGGAGGATGGACCACAGAATCTGATTTTGCACCGTGGCGTCCATGCGTATGTAGTCATGAATAAATATCCATACTCGAACGGGCACCTTATGATAGTGCCGACTCGCCACGAGAAGGATTTTGAGGCACTCAATCCAGATGAGGGAGCAGAGATTTTTTTGTTGGCCCAAAGAAGCCTTGCCGTGTTGCGAGGCACCGTGAGGGCGCAGGGATTTAATATGGGACTTAATTTGGGCAAGGTTGCCGGGGCGGGCATTGACCCCCATCTTCATTTTCATGTTGTGCCCAGGTGGGATGGAGATCATAATTTCATGACAGTCCTCGCAGAGGTACGCTCTATTCCCGAGCACATTGAAACGACTTACAAGACTTTGCGTCAGGCATTTTCAGAAGATTTTTCCGGAACGAACGCTTAA
- a CDS encoding LapA family protein, protein MGALRLIFGLFIAVLIVSFGVLNMELISVKYHRIGTLQLPIFYFLVIFFSAGFLVAWVGGLLDRIRFFTRIRGYRKEVKNLRRELEVAQNKNGRLLATSSSTTNGESSRQLISPVATPESESTSTTPRPDSQKQEGRNVSVD, encoded by the coding sequence ATGGGCGCTTTACGTCTAATCTTTGGTCTTTTTATTGCCGTTCTCATCGTGAGTTTCGGTGTTTTGAACATGGAACTCATCTCCGTAAAATATCATCGTATCGGCACTTTGCAGCTACCGATTTTTTATTTTCTTGTCATATTTTTTTCTGCAGGTTTTTTGGTTGCCTGGGTGGGTGGCCTTCTCGATAGGATACGCTTCTTCACCCGAATTCGGGGCTACAGGAAAGAGGTGAAAAACCTGAGAAGAGAGCTAGAGGTGGCCCAAAATAAAAACGGCCGACTTCTCGCAACTAGTTCTTCCACCACTAACGGCGAGTCCTCAAGGCAGCTAATTTCCCCCGTCGCCACGCCAGAGTCGGAATCCACGTCAACCACACCGCGCCCGGACTCACAAAAACAAGAGGGCCGAAATGTCTCCGTCGACTAA